In one Haloplanus salinus genomic region, the following are encoded:
- a CDS encoding TM1802 family CRISPR-associated protein, with product MRSETIQTVTEIVPDRPLSSLYDVACLYTACDMYDRLTSEYVDWDLSPEALRVMSPKKLESLFDPEAEYTLIAARVDVSGDTPKLGDQPVTIENLTEDLQYKTGFMSRDKTYKQTDYSISNYSNGDDVETLAHDTWGNRFLRGRLERWPFEVSDELVENSPLLQNLRTLGDDAEAMERLEEALLNQAPFDETEAIVTVKIRQEPDGEYLYPGETPALNRAGVENRYEHLRDGLSVDEAHGPGTGYVSGEEGEVLGGSGGIRGQYSKLQTGPFPNLQSDDAWLSRPLTEAQAVAISNFDDFITDFSFTRQGVRLHYLPYPVQTVDEEIFERFHSEVYTPLRDASEDEFIDRVVDVYTAEVRQNESAERSNPLADVVGEVDTYQPFAGRDTWLRLYGLMYIGATDPARVFIDEPNVRLDALTRLEDAYVDALSDVGSTSQFGTLVSQLGYYLPVEGALAYSIMFGSFFGNLTSRSPDPGDEADENQRATADDALFSRYARILRNKPIETDKLLEEYALRVEQERRENLSEGREPAFPTRAVLGQYIQLRSLAAAELLTGENIISRATGDMYMSAQEANTVYQSRDERLANFIQSHPMLEDAETRSVFLLGALVGRIAAYQYSDDVSQKLTEQYPPSAVNRRSLPDITQDVLDRNYTYGDKEDIARFNRRYTDRLTDSMLMKRPDDWELSESETKWIYSLGIAYGKQDTGEGIESEDGTDTETAQ from the coding sequence ATGAGATCTGAAACCATCCAGACCGTGACCGAGATCGTTCCTGACCGACCGCTCTCGTCGCTCTATGACGTTGCGTGCCTGTACACGGCCTGCGACATGTACGACCGACTCACATCGGAGTACGTCGACTGGGACCTCTCTCCGGAAGCTCTTCGCGTCATGTCTCCGAAAAAACTGGAGTCTCTATTCGATCCAGAAGCAGAATATACGCTCATCGCCGCTCGTGTGGATGTCTCCGGCGACACTCCGAAACTCGGTGACCAGCCAGTTACGATTGAAAATCTCACCGAGGACCTACAATACAAGACTGGATTCATGTCGAGAGACAAGACGTATAAACAGACCGATTACTCCATCTCGAACTATTCCAACGGCGATGATGTCGAGACTCTCGCACACGACACATGGGGAAACCGGTTCCTCCGAGGAAGGCTTGAGCGATGGCCGTTTGAGGTATCAGATGAACTGGTGGAGAACTCCCCGCTTCTACAGAATCTTCGCACCCTCGGTGATGATGCTGAGGCGATGGAGCGACTGGAAGAGGCATTGCTCAACCAAGCGCCGTTTGACGAGACCGAGGCGATTGTAACGGTCAAGATTCGCCAGGAGCCTGATGGAGAGTATCTGTACCCTGGTGAAACCCCTGCGCTCAACCGAGCCGGCGTAGAGAACCGATACGAGCACCTTCGAGATGGTCTGTCTGTCGATGAGGCACATGGACCCGGAACGGGATACGTGTCTGGTGAAGAGGGAGAAGTCCTCGGTGGATCGGGGGGAATTCGTGGCCAGTACAGCAAGTTACAGACGGGTCCATTTCCGAACTTACAGAGTGACGATGCGTGGCTTTCTCGCCCGCTGACAGAGGCGCAAGCGGTCGCGATCTCCAACTTTGACGATTTTATTACCGACTTCTCTTTCACCCGGCAGGGGGTACGACTGCATTACCTCCCATACCCGGTGCAAACAGTCGATGAAGAGATCTTCGAGCGCTTCCACAGTGAGGTGTATACGCCGCTCCGAGACGCAAGCGAAGACGAGTTTATCGACCGAGTTGTCGATGTCTATACTGCGGAAGTACGCCAGAATGAGAGCGCTGAGCGGAGCAATCCTCTGGCCGATGTCGTCGGTGAGGTCGATACCTACCAACCCTTTGCTGGACGTGATACCTGGCTACGTCTCTACGGGCTGATGTACATCGGCGCGACCGATCCAGCCCGTGTGTTCATCGACGAGCCGAACGTTCGCCTGGATGCTCTCACTCGCCTCGAAGACGCCTATGTGGACGCGCTGTCTGATGTTGGTTCCACTTCGCAGTTTGGCACTCTCGTTTCCCAGTTGGGGTATTATCTCCCAGTCGAAGGGGCACTCGCGTATAGCATCATGTTCGGCTCTTTCTTCGGGAACCTGACCAGCAGATCCCCCGATCCGGGCGATGAAGCTGATGAGAACCAGAGAGCAACCGCCGACGATGCCCTATTTAGCCGCTACGCCAGAATTCTCCGGAACAAACCAATTGAAACGGATAAGCTTCTGGAAGAGTACGCTCTCCGAGTAGAGCAGGAACGACGAGAGAATCTGTCTGAAGGACGGGAACCCGCCTTTCCGACTCGGGCGGTCCTCGGACAGTACATTCAGTTACGCAGCTTGGCCGCTGCCGAGCTGTTGACTGGGGAAAATATTATCAGCCGTGCAACAGGCGATATGTACATGAGCGCTCAGGAAGCAAACACAGTCTATCAGTCTCGTGATGAACGGCTGGCAAACTTCATCCAGTCTCATCCGATGCTTGAGGATGCCGAAACGCGTTCGGTGTTTCTGCTGGGAGCTCTTGTCGGACGGATCGCCGCGTACCAGTATAGCGATGACGTTTCACAAAAGCTCACCGAGCAATATCCGCCCTCTGCTGTAAATCGTCGTTCGCTCCCCGACATCACCCAGGACGTGCTCGACCGGAACTACACCTACGGAGACAAGGAGGACATTGCCCGATTCAACCGTCGGTATACAGACCGGTTGACCGACAGTATGCTGATGAAGCGCCCTGATGACTGGGAGCTGTCCGAGTCCGAAACAAAGTGGATCTACTCACTGGGTATTGCGTACGGCAAGCAGGATACGGGTGAAGGAATCGAGTCTGAAGACGGCACTGACACTGAGACCGCGCAGTAA
- the cas6 gene encoding CRISPR-associated endoribonuclease Cas6 gives MRLLVRLDADRDAAYDPEYHHKLRGVIWDYLRDTPFSELHSVDDAIPFSYSNPFPVGEIAEGDRRHVLVASPHDDLVRTLSDRIKIGDEFNIGELPFTVADTSTLTTDVGEPGTTGTLTTASGVYTPLKRDRWDEFDIEPEYEASEIGWVPEYSLGLFRQRIRENLAWKHRQIFRDYLKTPEEGGTLFEDWSREKTYSVDVPVTEEYEWTFVVSKWTFGYRVRNDDHRRWLNLALDAGLGARNTLGFGFVNDDKS, from the coding sequence GTGCGACTACTGGTACGGCTTGATGCAGATCGGGATGCGGCGTATGATCCTGAGTACCATCACAAGCTCAGAGGCGTTATCTGGGATTACCTGAGAGACACGCCGTTCAGTGAACTCCACAGCGTCGATGATGCGATCCCATTCTCCTACTCAAACCCATTCCCAGTCGGAGAGATTGCTGAGGGTGATCGCCGTCATGTGCTTGTCGCCAGCCCTCACGACGATTTGGTACGAACACTCTCAGACCGAATCAAGATCGGTGATGAGTTCAACATCGGAGAACTCCCATTCACTGTAGCAGACACCTCAACGCTCACGACAGACGTAGGAGAACCGGGGACGACCGGGACACTGACTACCGCTTCGGGCGTGTACACGCCGCTGAAGCGAGACCGCTGGGATGAGTTCGATATTGAACCGGAGTACGAAGCCAGCGAAATCGGCTGGGTCCCGGAGTACTCCCTTGGACTGTTCAGACAGCGTATTCGCGAGAACCTGGCATGGAAGCATCGTCAAATCTTCCGGGATTATCTGAAGACTCCCGAAGAGGGTGGGACACTCTTCGAAGACTGGTCCCGCGAGAAGACATATTCAGTCGATGTCCCAGTTACCGAGGAGTACGAATGGACCTTTGTCGTATCGAAATGGACGTTCGGGTATCGCGTCCGTAACGATGACCACCGCCGGTGGCTGAACCTGGCTCTTGATGCCGGGTTAGGCGCTCGAAATACGCTTGGGTTCGGATTCGTCAACGACGACAAATCATGA
- a CDS encoding tyrosine-type recombinase/integrase has translation MAFKTWRKSETDINTVSLNGTLAVIQRFLRFCETIDAVEEDLADLIPLPNVPPNEEVRTDVPEDEAVEAIRSFYHRFEYASRRHAQFELVAEVGIRLGALQAVDLDDLETEEAVIHLQHRPESSDAYGMPLKNGADGERIINIPPELVDLLQAYIDHHRHDVTDKFDRDPLFTTTNGRISTTTIRRDFYKLSRPCEYASECPRDREIPDCDAAQNAEAANCPSSFSTHPLRKWAIMSQLDAGLPKELLSGRVDVSVPVLGKHYDQRTEERKSRRRREALEANMSQYAMTDGCQPVEEDDG, from the coding sequence GTGGCGTTCAAGACCTGGCGCAAGTCCGAGACCGATATCAATACTGTCAGTCTGAACGGGACGCTCGCGGTTATCCAGCGTTTCCTCCGGTTCTGCGAGACCATCGACGCCGTCGAGGAGGACCTGGCCGACCTCATCCCGCTTCCCAACGTACCTCCCAACGAGGAAGTCCGAACTGACGTCCCCGAGGACGAGGCCGTCGAAGCCATCCGGTCCTTCTACCACCGCTTCGAATACGCCTCTCGGCGCCACGCCCAGTTCGAGCTCGTGGCTGAGGTCGGTATCCGGCTCGGAGCGCTTCAAGCGGTCGACCTCGACGACTTGGAGACGGAGGAGGCAGTCATCCATCTTCAACACCGTCCTGAATCATCGGACGCATACGGGATGCCCCTGAAGAACGGTGCGGACGGCGAGCGAATCATCAACATCCCGCCGGAGTTGGTGGACCTACTTCAGGCCTACATCGACCACCACCGTCACGACGTGACCGACAAGTTCGACCGCGACCCGCTCTTCACGACGACGAACGGGCGCATCTCGACGACGACGATTCGACGGGATTTCTACAAGCTGAGTCGGCCGTGCGAGTACGCGTCGGAGTGTCCCCGCGACCGGGAGATCCCCGACTGCGACGCGGCACAGAACGCCGAGGCTGCCAATTGTCCTTCCTCGTTCAGTACGCACCCGCTCCGGAAGTGGGCTATCATGTCCCAGCTTGACGCCGGTCTTCCGAAGGAACTGCTTAGTGGCCGTGTCGACGTGTCCGTGCCAGTCCTGGGCAAGCACTACGACCAGCGAACGGAGGAACGGAAATCACGGCGGAGACGGGAAGCGCTCGAAGCGAACATGTCGCAGTATGCGATGACGGATGGTTGTCAGCCGGTGGAGGAAGATGATGGCTGA
- a CDS encoding antitoxin VapB family protein, whose protein sequence is MASKNIGIKEDVYERLKAHKRGDESFSETLDRLLHELDSDWRTNAGFLSRQAAADLEAEVERGFEDLDDAFDERSDGIDEQLSGES, encoded by the coding sequence ATGGCTTCGAAAAATATCGGTATCAAGGAGGACGTCTACGAGCGGCTGAAAGCGCACAAACGCGGCGACGAGAGCTTCAGTGAGACGCTCGACCGCCTCCTCCACGAACTCGATTCCGATTGGCGGACCAACGCCGGGTTTCTCTCCCGTCAAGCGGCTGCCGACCTCGAAGCAGAGGTTGAGCGAGGCTTCGAGGACCTCGATGACGCGTTCGATGAACGCAGCGACGGCATCGACGAGCAGCTTTCAGGGGAATCGTGA
- a CDS encoding PIN domain-containing protein, producing MKLVDASFLIDYARGDDAAIAYLAAHDEEEIGASTVVLSELYRGLMITQDMTQEEAMSKYEWVEPVPFTNETAAEAAEIYVELRADGEMINRSDIYIAGTARSLGVSLVVNDDHFTAIEDLEVEMYRE from the coding sequence GTGAAGCTCGTCGACGCGTCGTTTCTCATCGACTACGCCCGAGGTGACGACGCCGCAATCGCGTATTTAGCTGCCCACGACGAGGAAGAGATCGGTGCATCGACCGTCGTCCTCTCCGAACTCTATCGCGGGTTGATGATCACCCAAGATATGACACAGGAGGAGGCGATGTCGAAGTACGAGTGGGTTGAGCCGGTACCGTTCACGAACGAAACGGCTGCAGAAGCCGCCGAAATCTACGTCGAACTCCGTGCCGACGGCGAAATGATCAACCGGAGCGACATCTACATCGCTGGAACTGCTCGCTCGCTCGGTGTGTCGCTGGTCGTGAACGACGATCATTTCACTGCTATCGAGGACCTAGAAGTCGAGATGTACCGGGAATGA
- a CDS encoding tyrosine-type recombinase/integrase, which translates to MVSREVRLEPIEPRTAQQLFLDHKETECTESTVRNHRYHTNEFVAWCEENDVDNLNDLTGRDLQALRLWRKESGDINLMTLNNYMCSLRVFIKWCGSIEAVPENLYDKVMVPRVSPDDQQADDTLDAETAKEILAYLSTFHYASVEHAMLGLLWESGMRIGAANGLDVDDIDLAEEQLQLVHRPSEGTTLKNGSGGERPIAITADFADVLDAYIETIRKDVPDDYGRDPLFTTSHGRMSRTSIRRIVYKVTAPCFRNEPCPDCTESLSERCPEAVNPHAVRRGSITHYLTQDIPVEVVSDRMNVSRDVLHKHYDQRTEQVKLEQRRGYLENI; encoded by the coding sequence ATGGTATCCCGAGAAGTCAGGCTAGAACCGATTGAACCCCGAACCGCGCAGCAACTGTTCCTCGACCACAAGGAGACCGAATGCACCGAGTCGACGGTGCGCAATCATCGGTACCACACGAACGAGTTCGTCGCGTGGTGCGAGGAGAACGACGTCGACAATCTGAACGACCTCACGGGCCGTGACCTCCAGGCCCTCCGACTCTGGCGGAAGGAGAGTGGTGACATCAATCTCATGACGCTCAACAACTACATGTGCTCGTTGCGCGTCTTCATCAAGTGGTGTGGCTCCATCGAGGCCGTGCCGGAGAACCTCTACGACAAGGTGATGGTGCCGCGAGTCTCACCCGACGACCAGCAGGCCGATGACACGCTCGACGCCGAGACGGCCAAGGAGATCCTGGCGTACCTGTCGACCTTCCACTACGCCTCAGTCGAGCACGCGATGCTGGGGCTCCTCTGGGAGTCCGGAATGCGGATCGGCGCGGCCAACGGACTGGATGTCGACGACATCGACCTCGCCGAAGAGCAGTTACAACTCGTCCACAGGCCCAGCGAAGGGACGACGCTGAAGAACGGATCCGGTGGTGAGCGGCCCATCGCCATCACCGCCGATTTCGCCGACGTGCTCGACGCCTACATCGAGACAATCCGAAAGGATGTGCCCGACGATTACGGGCGTGACCCGCTATTCACGACCTCTCATGGCCGAATGTCCCGGACGTCGATACGCCGGATCGTGTACAAAGTGACCGCACCGTGTTTCCGGAACGAACCCTGCCCGGACTGTACCGAGAGTCTCTCGGAGCGGTGTCCCGAAGCCGTGAATCCGCATGCGGTTCGACGCGGGAGTATCACCCACTATCTGACGCAGGACATCCCCGTCGAGGTCGTGAGTGACCGGATGAACGTGAGTCGCGACGTGCTCCATAAGCACTACGACCAGCGGACTGAGCAGGTGAAACTAGAGCAACGGCGGGGGTATCTCGAAAATATCTGA
- a CDS encoding L-lactate MFS transporter, whose translation MSQSVTHKNRWVIALAAVAIHLSIGSIYAYSIYQIPLKETQGWSTSKVTLAFSIAVLVLGFTAAFLGRYVEEYGPRTAGLAAGVLYGLGMVGAGASVQFGSLPLFLATFGVVGGMGIGLGYISPIGTLLEWFPDRRGMATGLAVMGFGAGALLTGPLGNYLIQAVGVAPTFYALGGLYFVLMTAGASYLEKPADDWLPEGMADEENAHERARSALPGIKSLTAAEARTSPRFWMVWLVVFINVSAGIMLLAFASPMLQQIGGASATTAAFITGYIGIFNGGGRIFWSSLSDYIGRTTTYGAFMLIQIAAFLVMPQLAGVWILAATIFLVITCYGGGFASLPAYLSDLFGTAEVSAIHGYALTAWGVAGVAGPQLASFVLESTGSYTSALYVVNAALVVGLLAVLTLRWRIGQLKQGDTPTESAASSSG comes from the coding sequence ATGTCACAGAGTGTGACACACAAGAATAGGTGGGTCATAGCGCTCGCCGCAGTTGCGATTCACCTATCGATCGGTAGCATCTACGCGTACAGCATCTACCAGATACCGCTGAAGGAGACACAGGGCTGGAGTACGTCGAAGGTGACGTTGGCCTTCTCCATCGCGGTGCTCGTCCTCGGGTTCACCGCGGCCTTCCTCGGTCGGTACGTCGAGGAGTACGGGCCTCGGACCGCCGGCCTCGCCGCGGGCGTGCTCTACGGTCTCGGGATGGTCGGTGCGGGGGCAAGCGTCCAGTTCGGAAGCCTCCCGCTCTTTCTCGCCACCTTCGGGGTAGTCGGCGGGATGGGAATCGGACTCGGTTACATCTCGCCGATCGGGACGCTGCTCGAATGGTTCCCCGACCGACGGGGGATGGCGACCGGCCTCGCGGTGATGGGGTTCGGCGCCGGGGCGTTGCTGACCGGGCCGCTCGGGAACTACCTGATCCAAGCCGTCGGCGTCGCGCCGACGTTCTACGCGCTAGGCGGCTTGTACTTTGTGTTGATGACCGCGGGGGCGAGCTACCTCGAAAAGCCCGCCGACGACTGGCTGCCCGAGGGGATGGCTGACGAGGAGAACGCCCACGAACGGGCGCGGAGCGCGCTTCCGGGGATCAAGTCGCTCACCGCCGCGGAGGCACGTACCTCGCCGCGGTTCTGGATGGTGTGGCTCGTCGTGTTCATTAACGTTTCCGCCGGGATCATGCTGTTGGCGTTCGCGTCGCCGATGCTCCAGCAGATCGGCGGCGCCTCCGCCACGACGGCCGCGTTCATCACCGGCTACATCGGGATCTTCAACGGCGGCGGGCGGATCTTCTGGTCGTCGCTGTCGGACTACATCGGCCGGACGACCACCTACGGGGCGTTTATGTTGATCCAGATCGCGGCGTTTCTCGTGATGCCGCAGTTGGCTGGGGTCTGGATCCTGGCGGCCACGATATTCCTGGTCATCACGTGCTACGGCGGCGGCTTCGCCTCCCTTCCGGCGTACCTGAGCGATCTGTTCGGCACGGCCGAGGTCAGCGCCATCCACGGCTACGCCCTGACCGCGTGGGGCGTCGCCGGCGTCGCCGGCCCGCAGTTGGCCTCGTTCGTCCTCGAATCCACCGGGAGTTACACCAGCGCGCTGTACGTAGTCAACGCCGCCCTTGTCGTCGGCCTGCTGGCCGTCCTGACGCTCCGGTGGCGGATCGGCCAGCTCAAGCAAGGCGACACCCCGACGGAGTCGGCCGCTTCGTCCAGTGGCTGA
- a CDS encoding SRPBCC family protein, protein MVRVEDDVYVAVEPETAFEYMDVPEHQSEISPSLSAVETVEELPSGGKRATYAYRMGGVTLDGEVTATDYDPPDRIVFEMTGGIEGTIEWTFTPEGDGVRVGYAAEYDLPIPVLDRLAAPFVRKYNERELATTLENLKTRLEV, encoded by the coding sequence ATGGTCCGCGTCGAAGACGACGTCTACGTCGCCGTCGAGCCGGAGACGGCGTTCGAGTACATGGACGTGCCCGAACACCAGAGCGAAATCTCGCCTAGCCTCTCGGCCGTCGAGACGGTCGAGGAACTCCCGAGCGGCGGCAAACGCGCCACTTACGCCTACCGGATGGGCGGCGTGACGCTCGACGGCGAGGTGACAGCGACCGACTACGACCCGCCCGACCGGATCGTCTTCGAGATGACCGGCGGCATCGAGGGAACCATCGAGTGGACCTTCACGCCGGAGGGCGACGGCGTCCGGGTCGGCTACGCCGCCGAGTACGACCTCCCGATTCCCGTGCTCGACCGGCTGGCGGCCCCGTTCGTCCGCAAGTACAACGAGCGCGAGCTGGCGACGACCCTCGAGAACCTGAAGACGCGGCTGGAGGTCTGA
- a CDS encoding zinc ribbon domain-containing protein produces MSEEQGTCGRCGETIPTDVNRCPLCGYQPGPHDRRVARLAEYALVAVVVASVAVFFGGIAASVLDLPVGGVSRVAIVTPYTAGISTFFAYYLHRKRGATPTDDDTLG; encoded by the coding sequence GTGTCGGAGGAACAAGGCACGTGCGGCCGTTGCGGGGAGACGATCCCCACCGACGTGAATCGGTGCCCACTCTGTGGCTACCAACCCGGCCCACACGACCGCCGCGTGGCGCGCCTCGCGGAGTACGCCCTCGTCGCCGTCGTCGTCGCCTCGGTAGCCGTCTTCTTCGGCGGTATCGCCGCCTCTGTGCTCGACCTGCCGGTCGGCGGCGTCAGTCGCGTCGCCATCGTAACGCCGTACACCGCCGGCATCTCGACCTTTTTCGCGTACTATCTCCACCGGAAGCGGGGCGCGACGCCGACCGACGACGACACGTTGGGCTGA
- a CDS encoding outer membrane protein assembly factor BamB family protein, producing MPSITRRTLLGTLAAGAAVGVAGCSSSCPDGDPPEPSVLVDDIASGAFETLPDGSWPQPRFDAANTGHAPVQPPTDSPTLRWRTTLPAPSVDGIGAGASSPTVADGRVYVTTAEGAVALSLRDGTERWRHETAPATTDPTVGYDDELAPPVVADGRVYLAAADGLVALHADDGTVAWRATDAAATGVPTAHGDGLFVPTADGLAELAAGDGSRRWIADVEATRPAVADGTVVAGDGETVALDAASGDRLWSASVRAEFHPVVADGTVFLGTDGRLVGLGLDDGRERWAIDRGGGRTFSAPVVTPETAYTVERPGEAGDATFALGRDGDGTPEPRWCSYVGDGAVTAAAGGHAFALRSGATDRRLVTFTERFGEATWGYATADRTLPPAVLDGGVVIVTRRGTVAAVGGA from the coding sequence ATGCCCTCCATCACTCGCAGGACGCTCCTCGGAACGCTCGCGGCCGGCGCGGCCGTCGGCGTCGCCGGGTGTTCGTCGTCGTGCCCGGACGGCGACCCGCCCGAGCCGTCGGTCCTCGTCGACGACATCGCGAGCGGAGCGTTCGAGACGCTTCCCGACGGCTCGTGGCCACAGCCCCGCTTCGACGCCGCCAACACGGGCCACGCTCCCGTCCAGCCGCCGACCGACTCGCCGACCCTCCGCTGGCGAACGACGCTCCCCGCGCCATCCGTCGACGGCATCGGCGCCGGCGCGAGTTCGCCGACGGTCGCCGACGGTCGGGTGTACGTGACGACGGCCGAGGGGGCCGTCGCGCTCTCGCTCCGGGACGGGACGGAGCGCTGGCGCCACGAGACGGCGCCGGCGACGACAGACCCGACGGTCGGCTACGACGACGAACTCGCCCCGCCGGTCGTCGCCGACGGCCGGGTGTATCTGGCGGCGGCCGACGGCCTCGTCGCCCTGCACGCCGACGACGGGACCGTCGCGTGGCGAGCCACGGACGCGGCCGCGACGGGCGTCCCGACGGCCCACGGGGACGGACTGTTCGTCCCAACGGCGGACGGCCTCGCCGAACTCGCCGCCGGTGATGGCAGCCGGCGCTGGATCGCCGACGTGGAGGCCACCCGTCCCGCCGTGGCCGACGGGACGGTCGTCGCCGGCGACGGGGAGACGGTCGCGTTGGACGCCGCGTCCGGCGACCGGCTGTGGTCGGCGTCGGTGCGCGCCGAGTTTCACCCCGTCGTCGCCGACGGCACCGTCTTCCTCGGGACGGACGGGCGACTCGTCGGCCTCGGCCTCGACGACGGCCGGGAGCGGTGGGCGATCGACCGCGGTGGCGGACGAACCTTCTCCGCACCGGTGGTCACGCCCGAGACGGCCTACACGGTCGAACGACCGGGCGAGGCGGGCGACGCGACGTTCGCCCTCGGCCGCGACGGCGACGGCACACCGGAGCCGCGATGGTGTTCGTACGTCGGCGACGGGGCGGTCACGGCCGCGGCCGGCGGCCACGCCTTCGCGCTCCGGTCGGGCGCGACCGACCGACGACTGGTCACGTTCACCGAACGTTTCGGTGAGGCGACGTGGGGCTACGCGACCGCCGATCGAACGCTGCCGCCGGCGGTCCTCGACGGCGGCGTCGTGATCGTCACTCGCCGCGGCACCGTCGCCGCCGTCGGAGGTGCCTGA
- a CDS encoding CBS domain-containing protein: MTDTLVSEIMTTPMLTLDADTPVDEAARGMLEAGIKSVVVVGEACRPEGIFTSTDAVRVAADATPADEVTVDAYMTTDVETVRPDDPLPAAARRLVDADISHTPVTDADGNGVGILTTTDLAEVLSAADTPVQG; encoded by the coding sequence ATGACAGACACGCTGGTCAGTGAGATCATGACCACGCCGATGCTCACGCTCGACGCGGACACGCCGGTTGACGAGGCCGCGCGCGGGATGTTGGAGGCCGGCATCAAATCCGTCGTCGTCGTCGGCGAGGCCTGTCGCCCGGAGGGTATCTTCACGTCGACGGACGCCGTCCGCGTGGCGGCGGACGCCACCCCGGCCGACGAGGTGACCGTCGACGCGTACATGACGACCGACGTGGAGACGGTGCGACCGGACGACCCGCTGCCCGCCGCCGCCCGGCGGCTGGTCGACGCCGACATCAGTCACACCCCCGTGACCGACGCCGACGGCAACGGGGTGGGTATCCTGACGACGACGGACCTGGCCGAGGTGCTGTCGGCGGCCGACACCCCCGTTCAGGGGTAG
- a CDS encoding DUF4013 domain-containing protein, producing MAIDLERVVTYPTNADDWLKTALVGGALTLFSFLIVPAFLVYGYVVRVLRGGIEGREDPPVFDDWGTLLKEGVVAVVVILAYQLIPVLVFFLTVGGSLVAIASGSEVGAGVGIVGLLGGLALSTLLALAFGYVTLIGLANYAHVGTFGAAFDLDVIRSVATDGAYAVPWLYGIGVLLAAAIVGSVLGLVPFVGAVAGAFVTFYGQVAAAWVWGRGFGDATGIGGDADADADADPAVA from the coding sequence ATGGCGATAGATCTCGAGCGGGTCGTCACCTACCCGACGAACGCCGACGACTGGCTCAAGACGGCCCTCGTCGGCGGGGCGTTGACCCTGTTTTCGTTCCTCATCGTCCCCGCGTTTCTGGTGTACGGCTACGTGGTCCGCGTCCTGCGTGGCGGGATCGAGGGCCGGGAGGACCCACCCGTCTTCGACGACTGGGGGACGCTCCTCAAGGAGGGGGTGGTCGCGGTCGTCGTCATCCTCGCCTACCAGTTGATCCCCGTGCTCGTTTTCTTCCTGACCGTCGGCGGATCGCTGGTGGCCATCGCTTCCGGGTCGGAGGTGGGTGCGGGCGTCGGCATCGTCGGCCTGTTGGGTGGGCTGGCGCTCTCGACGCTGCTCGCACTGGCGTTCGGGTACGTCACCCTGATCGGTCTCGCCAACTACGCCCACGTCGGCACGTTCGGTGCGGCGTTCGACCTCGACGTGATCCGATCGGTCGCGACGGACGGGGCGTACGCCGTCCCGTGGCTCTACGGGATCGGGGTGTTGCTCGCCGCCGCCATCGTCGGGAGCGTCCTCGGACTCGTCCCGTTCGTCGGCGCCGTCGCCGGCGCGTTCGTCACCTTCTACGGTCAGGTCGCGGCGGCCTGGGTCTGGGGCAGGGGCTTCGGCGACGCCACGGGCATCGGTGGCGACGCCGACGCTGACGCCGACGCCGACCCGGCGGTCGCCTGA